The Fusarium falciforme chromosome 12, complete sequence DNA window CAACACTTGTACCATCCGAGCCGATGACCGAGACCCCATACTATTCAGTTTCCGATTACCGAGCTATGTACTTGTCCGGACAGGCGACGCCGACCGATGTTGCCCGCGCCCTGTTATCATTGATCCGACGTGATATCAGCCCTCAAGGGAAGCATTCGACAGCATGGATCGACACCAAGGTGGACCTGGTTCTCAAAGCCGCCGAAGAATCGACTATTCGCTATCGACAAAACCGATCCCTTGGCCCTCTTGATGGTGTCCCTGCGTCAATCAAGGATGATTTCGATCTCGACGGTTACGATATGACGATGGGTTCAAACAAGAACTACGCCGGACGAGCTGTGAAGAGTggctccatcaccaactggAGTGTGCGAAAGCTACAAGAGGCGGGTGTTGTTATTCTGGGGAAGCTCACTATGCATGAGTTTGGTATGGGTGAGCATACGACACTCTTATTACACACGGCGATTACCATTCTAACTTTTGGCAAGATACTACCGGTAACAATCCCAATCATGGCACACCACTCAACCCCTTCAACGCTGGGTATTATGCTGGCGGAAGCTCATCGGGAGCTGGTTATGCAGTCGGTGCTGGCTTGATCCCAATCGCTCTCGGAGGTGACGCTGGCGGAAGTCTTCGTGTCCCAGCCGCATACTGTTCAGTCTTTGGTCTCAAGCCTACTCACGGCCGTCTCTCTTCATATCCGACACCAAACCCGGCTCCGACTTGCTCCGTCCAAGGACCTATGGCAGCCGACATGTACTCTCTCGCTACCGTCTACGAGACTATCGCAGACCCTCATCCTTCCTCGCCGTTTCCTCAACTCTGCCGGGAgccctcgaggccgtcgACGAAACTTCTCGGAGTCTATGAACCATGGTTCTCATGTGCGGCATTGGGGGTTCAGGACTTGACTAGAAGTCTAGTGGGCAAGCTCTGTACCGACCATGGCTATACCGTTGTGCCAATTGGCATTCCTTTCACAGAGGAGGGGCAAATTGCGCATGCAATGACTGTCTTGACGGATGCGGCTTCCCTTTTGCCGGACACAAAGGATATCACAGCTGCGACAAAGATCTTGCTTGCAGTTGGACGTACGACACCAGCTACAGATTATCTTCTTGCTCAAAAGCTTCGAAGCCTTTTGATGCAACATCTCTCT harbors:
- a CDS encoding Amidase, giving the protein MDPQATPREPTGFLNYPKPTQGPESVLQRGKLANPVLRGPFLVIFAFLIEWVRLVRELVWHNARFDSLRNIRQELECYEARYDPAVIPIPCDNTSSDDEFDLATPSSPTLVPSEPMTETPYYSVSDYRAMYLSGQATPTDVARALLSLIRRDISPQGKHSTAWIDTKVDLVLKAAEESTIRYRQNRSLGPLDGVPASIKDDFDLDGYDMTMGSNKNYAGRAVKSGSITNWSVRKLQEAGVVILGKLTMHEFGMDTTGNNPNHGTPLNPFNAGYYAGGSSSGAGYAVGAGLIPIALGGDAGGSLRVPAAYCSVFGLKPTHGRLSSYPTPNPAPTCSVQGPMAADMYSLATVYETIADPHPSSPFPQLCREPSRPSTKLLGVYEPWFSCAALGVQDLTRSLVGKLCTDHGYTVVPIGIPFTEEGQIAHAMTVLTDAASLLPDTKDITAATKILLAVGRTTPATDYLLAQKLRSLLMQHLSHLWQMYPGMLIITPTTACAGAPIRGGESELKYGVSDGNLTIESMTYVWLANFCGLPSISVPAGFVIPEGQDRAGEEADEKTEGKVPIGLMATGEWCSEKALLDFGVDAEAAGSERRCRPPIWEDMIKQAKMLSQAREKSCPNEKEGSL